One Cellulomonas sp. NS3 genomic region harbors:
- a CDS encoding ATP-dependent DNA helicase RecG, translated as MSVPDDAVVRPAPRLEEPLARVLGERSAAPLAKLGLRTSGDLLRHYPRRYSEPGAFTDLAHLVVGEHVTVMAEVRQATVREMRSRGGAMLQAVVTDGSHQLHLTFFAKRRGALRLHETRLVAGRTGLFTGVVSDYRGQRQLTHPDYQLIGVDADDEASAFLEASRPIPIYPASAAAPTWRIQRCVRTVLDPLTEADLPDPLPDDVRARHGLVGLRQALLDVHEPYTDEHWQRGRDRLRYEEAFVLQAELARRRSRAVGAVATARPRVDGGLLDLFDAQLPFTLTAGQRAVGEELERELTAAHPMQRLLQGEVGSGKTVVALRAMLQVVDAGGQAALLAPTEVLAAQHARTLRALLGPLGEGGFLGGAEQSTRVALLTGSQGATARRENLLDAASGRAGIVVGTHALLSETVQFADLGLVVVDEQHRFGVEQRDTLRAKAAQTPHLLVMTATPIPRTVAMTVFGDLETSVLTEVPAGRSGITTHVVPAENAAWVERTWRRVREEVERGGRAYVVCPRIDPDEGKGGARRDEGDGADLLAADELDLEGPAEAPARRPLQAVLQVAEELRALPALAGVGVAELHGRMAPDDKERALADFASGRVPVLVSTTVIEVGVDVPEATVMVVLDADRFGLSQLHQLRGRVGRGSAPGLCLLVADAPEGTPAATRLATLAATGDGFALAAVDLELRREGDVLGAAQSGAASSLRLLRVARDGEVIEQARTDAREVVDADPELEGHPALRAAIDRQLAGEREEFLDRA; from the coding sequence GTGAGCGTGCCCGACGACGCGGTCGTGCGCCCCGCGCCCCGGCTCGAGGAGCCGCTGGCCCGGGTCCTGGGCGAGCGCAGCGCCGCGCCGCTCGCGAAGCTCGGGCTGCGCACGAGCGGCGACCTGCTGCGGCACTACCCGCGCCGGTACTCCGAGCCGGGGGCGTTCACGGACCTCGCGCACCTCGTCGTCGGCGAGCACGTGACCGTGATGGCGGAGGTCCGCCAGGCGACGGTCCGCGAGATGCGCTCGCGCGGCGGCGCGATGCTGCAGGCGGTCGTGACCGACGGGAGCCACCAGCTCCACCTGACCTTCTTCGCGAAGCGGCGCGGCGCGCTGCGGCTGCACGAGACACGCCTCGTCGCCGGGCGGACCGGGCTGTTCACCGGCGTCGTCTCCGACTACCGCGGCCAGCGCCAGCTCACGCACCCGGACTACCAGCTCATCGGCGTCGACGCGGACGACGAGGCGAGCGCGTTCCTCGAGGCGTCGCGCCCGATCCCGATCTACCCCGCGTCCGCCGCGGCCCCGACGTGGCGGATCCAGCGCTGCGTGCGGACCGTGCTCGACCCCCTGACCGAGGCGGACCTGCCGGACCCGCTGCCCGACGACGTCCGCGCCCGGCACGGGCTCGTGGGCCTGCGCCAGGCGCTCCTCGACGTGCACGAGCCCTACACCGACGAGCACTGGCAGCGCGGCCGCGACCGGCTCCGGTACGAGGAGGCGTTCGTGCTGCAGGCCGAGCTCGCGCGGCGCCGGTCCCGCGCGGTCGGCGCGGTCGCGACCGCCCGCCCGCGGGTCGACGGCGGCCTGCTCGACCTGTTCGACGCCCAGCTGCCGTTCACGCTCACCGCGGGTCAGCGCGCGGTCGGCGAGGAGCTCGAGCGCGAGCTCACGGCGGCGCACCCGATGCAGCGGCTCCTGCAGGGCGAGGTCGGCTCGGGCAAGACCGTCGTCGCGCTGCGGGCGATGCTCCAGGTCGTCGACGCGGGCGGTCAGGCGGCCCTGCTGGCCCCGACCGAGGTGCTCGCCGCGCAGCACGCACGGACCCTGCGGGCGCTGCTCGGCCCGCTCGGCGAGGGCGGCTTCCTCGGTGGCGCCGAGCAGAGCACCCGCGTCGCACTGCTCACGGGGTCGCAGGGCGCGACGGCGCGCCGCGAGAACCTGCTCGACGCCGCGAGCGGGCGGGCCGGCATCGTCGTCGGCACCCACGCGCTGCTCTCGGAGACGGTGCAGTTCGCGGACCTCGGGCTCGTGGTGGTCGACGAGCAGCACCGGTTCGGCGTCGAGCAGCGCGACACGCTCCGGGCGAAGGCCGCGCAGACCCCGCACCTGCTCGTGATGACCGCGACGCCCATCCCGCGCACGGTCGCGATGACGGTGTTCGGCGACCTCGAGACGTCGGTGCTCACCGAGGTCCCGGCCGGGCGCAGCGGCATCACGACGCACGTCGTCCCCGCGGAGAACGCCGCGTGGGTCGAGCGGACGTGGCGGCGCGTGCGCGAGGAGGTCGAGCGCGGCGGGCGCGCGTACGTCGTGTGCCCGCGCATCGACCCCGACGAGGGCAAGGGCGGCGCACGGCGCGACGAGGGCGACGGCGCCGACCTGCTGGCTGCGGACGAGCTCGACCTCGAGGGGCCCGCGGAGGCCCCCGCCCGGCGGCCGCTGCAGGCCGTGCTCCAGGTGGCGGAGGAGCTGCGCGCGCTCCCGGCGCTCGCGGGCGTCGGCGTCGCCGAGCTGCACGGCCGCATGGCCCCCGACGACAAGGAGCGGGCGCTCGCGGACTTCGCGTCCGGCCGCGTGCCGGTGCTCGTCTCGACCACGGTGATCGAGGTCGGGGTCGACGTGCCCGAGGCCACGGTCATGGTCGTGCTCGACGCCGACCGGTTCGGCCTGTCCCAGCTGCACCAGCTGCGCGGACGTGTCGGCCGCGGCAGCGCGCCCGGGCTCTGCCTGCTCGTCGCCGACGCACCCGAGGGCACCCCCGCGGCGACCCGGCTCGCGACGCTCGCCGCCACGGGCGACGGCTTCGCGCTCGCGGCCGTCGACCTCGAGCTGCGGCGCGAGGGCGACGTGCTGGGCGCGGCGCAGTCCGGCGCGGCGAGCTCGCTGCGGCTGCTGCGGGTCGCGCGCGACGGCGAGGTCATCGAGCAGGCGCGGACCGACGCGCGCGAGGTCGTCGACGCCGACCCCGAGCTCGAGGGCCACCCGGCGCTGCGGGCCGCGATCGACCGGCAGCTCGCGGGCGAGCGCGAGGAGTTCCTCGACCGGGCGTGA
- a CDS encoding DAK2 domain-containing protein, with product MERLDGTALRAWAAAATTALAAARARVDAVNVFPVADSDTGTNVYLTVAGGSEAVAQDPQARGSRDEAPDGGRTLAGDGPRAPDDASDAADRAGTGPLEPGADAVARRFAHGALLAARGNSGVIVSQYLAGLARSLPASAGPDDLARALTSAADAARDAVAEPQEGTVLTLAEVVARSATAAADRGGDLPDVLATALGDGHAALGRISAEHPVLRAAHVVDAGACALLVLLGALGRVVAGEGDAAPDLGWLPAAGAHGRDDESVPDGGTGTHGLGDGGGAYEVMLLVRASGEGDPPPAGAEPVTGTAPDLAPELRARMQALGDSVAVVGGEGLWHVHVHTDDPGAAVVGAALGSRAQVVVRLLVDRAVTGLPTGLGVVACTGSVDLAGPLASLGAVTLVRCDGAAVSERHLVRAVTDTGSSHVVVLPGDEATAALAHRCAETLAAAGLRLDVLPALDELRVTVGALALAGSDPGAGADARLAACLRSLQGLRTSEVRDPAPGSALAAVDALLAGHAGAAGAETLTLLTGCDVTPSARAELEEHLAERHPELTVLGAGPADGVPSYWMGVE from the coding sequence TTGGAGCGGCTCGACGGGACGGCGCTGCGCGCGTGGGCTGCCGCCGCGACCACGGCACTCGCTGCCGCGCGCGCACGGGTCGACGCCGTCAACGTCTTCCCCGTGGCGGACTCCGACACGGGGACCAACGTCTACCTCACGGTCGCGGGGGGCTCCGAGGCGGTGGCGCAGGACCCGCAGGCGCGCGGGAGTCGCGACGAGGCTCCGGACGGCGGCCGGACGCTCGCGGGTGACGGTCCACGTGCTCCCGACGACGCGTCCGACGCCGCTGACCGCGCCGGAACCGGGCCGCTCGAGCCCGGGGCCGACGCGGTCGCGCGCCGCTTCGCGCACGGGGCGCTGCTGGCGGCGCGCGGCAACTCGGGCGTCATCGTGAGCCAGTACCTCGCCGGTCTGGCCCGGTCCCTCCCGGCGTCTGCCGGGCCGGATGACCTCGCGCGCGCGCTCACCTCGGCCGCGGACGCGGCGCGCGACGCGGTCGCCGAGCCCCAGGAGGGCACCGTCCTGACGCTCGCCGAGGTCGTCGCGCGGTCGGCGACCGCAGCGGCGGACCGCGGCGGCGACCTCCCCGACGTGCTCGCGACCGCGCTCGGCGACGGGCACGCCGCGCTCGGGCGGATCAGCGCCGAGCACCCGGTGCTGCGCGCCGCGCACGTGGTGGACGCGGGCGCGTGCGCGCTGCTCGTGCTGCTCGGCGCGCTCGGCCGGGTCGTCGCGGGGGAGGGCGACGCGGCCCCCGACCTCGGCTGGCTCCCGGCGGCGGGCGCGCACGGCCGGGACGACGAGAGCGTGCCCGACGGCGGGACGGGCACGCACGGGCTGGGCGACGGCGGCGGCGCGTACGAGGTCATGCTCCTCGTGCGGGCGTCGGGCGAGGGCGACCCACCGCCCGCCGGGGCGGAGCCCGTCACCGGCACCGCGCCCGACCTCGCGCCCGAGCTCCGCGCGCGGATGCAGGCGCTCGGTGACTCCGTCGCGGTCGTCGGCGGCGAGGGGCTGTGGCACGTCCACGTGCACACCGACGACCCCGGGGCCGCCGTGGTCGGCGCCGCGCTCGGGTCGCGGGCCCAGGTCGTCGTGCGGCTGCTCGTGGACCGCGCCGTGACGGGGCTCCCGACGGGCCTGGGCGTCGTGGCGTGCACGGGCTCGGTCGACCTCGCCGGCCCGCTCGCGTCGCTCGGCGCCGTGACGCTCGTGCGCTGCGACGGCGCGGCCGTGAGCGAGCGGCACCTCGTGCGCGCCGTGACGGACACGGGCTCCTCGCACGTCGTCGTGCTCCCGGGTGACGAGGCGACGGCCGCGCTCGCGCACCGGTGCGCCGAGACGCTCGCGGCGGCCGGGCTCCGGCTCGACGTCCTGCCCGCGCTCGACGAGCTGCGCGTGACGGTCGGGGCGCTCGCGCTCGCGGGCTCGGACCCCGGCGCCGGTGCGGACGCGCGCCTGGCGGCGTGCCTGCGGAGCCTGCAAGGCCTGCGCACGTCCGAGGTCCGCGACCCCGCTCCCGGGTCGGCGCTCGCGGCGGTCGACGCGCTGCTCGCGGGGCACGCCGGCGCCGCCGGGGCGGAGACGCTCACGCTGCTGACCGGGTGCGACGTGACGCCGTCGGCTCGGGCCGAGCTCGAGGAGCACCTCGCCGAGCGTCACCCGGAGCTCACGGTGCTGGGGGCGGGCCCCGCGGACGGGGTGCCGTCGTACTGGATGGGGGTCGAGTGA
- the rpmB gene encoding 50S ribosomal protein L28 → MAATCDVCAKRPSFGHSVSHSHVRTKRRWNPNIQRVRAVVAGAPKRLNVCTSCLKAGKVQRAV, encoded by the coding sequence GTGGCTGCCACCTGCGACGTCTGCGCCAAGCGCCCGAGCTTCGGGCACAGCGTCTCGCACTCCCACGTGCGCACCAAGCGCCGTTGGAACCCGAACATCCAGCGTGTCCGCGCCGTCGTGGCGGGTGCCCCCAAGCGCCTCAACGTCTGCACGTCGTGCCTCAAGGCCGGCAAGGTGCAGCGCGCGGTCTGA
- a CDS encoding GNAT family N-acetyltransferase — MVQQIEEVTVRVADAADAEAIARVHVRSWQEAYVGILPADYLESLDLEARARRWEEDLREGPQQHVRTWLAQAGPEVVGFLTLGPSRDEDAGRLDLEIYAVYLDPQRWGQGVARDLMRTVVGEVDRRAAITLWVASANERARHFYRRNGFQADGTERYETVGGIELLQVRYRRPGAAH, encoded by the coding sequence ATGGTGCAGCAGATCGAGGAAGTCACCGTCCGTGTCGCCGACGCCGCGGACGCGGAGGCCATCGCCCGCGTGCACGTGAGGTCGTGGCAGGAGGCGTACGTCGGGATCCTGCCCGCGGACTACCTCGAGTCGCTCGACCTCGAGGCGCGCGCCCGCCGCTGGGAGGAGGACCTGCGCGAGGGTCCGCAGCAGCACGTGCGCACGTGGCTGGCGCAGGCCGGTCCGGAGGTCGTGGGCTTCCTGACGCTCGGCCCGAGCCGGGACGAGGACGCCGGGCGCCTGGACCTCGAGATCTACGCCGTGTACCTCGACCCGCAGCGCTGGGGGCAGGGCGTCGCCCGTGACCTCATGCGCACGGTCGTGGGCGAGGTGGACCGGCGTGCCGCGATCACGCTGTGGGTCGCGTCCGCCAACGAGCGCGCCCGGCACTTCTACCGCCGCAACGGCTTCCAGGCCGACGGTACCGAGCGCTACGAGACGGTCGGCGGCATCGAGCTCCTGCAGGTGCGCTACCGGCGTCCCGGCGCCGCCCACTGA
- a CDS encoding thiamine-phosphate kinase, translated as MSAPDEPTVADLSEDELLARIFPHLPRGSRTLVPPGDDAAVVHAPDGRVVVSTDVLVEGRHFRRDWSSGEDVGHRAAAQNLADVAAMGAVPTALVVALVAPGDLPASWVTGLARGLGQACAPLDVGVVGGDLSGGPAVVVAVTVHGDLAGRAPVLRSGARPGDVVAHAGVQGRSAAGLALLLAGHADADAGLVHAYRRPEPPLPAGPAAADAGATAMLDVSDGLLRDAGRIARASGVVLDLDEPASAFAGDLERLAEAAALLGADPREWVLAGGEDHGLLATFPPGTALPPPFRAVGRVAAVGTGTAGVLVEGREPDVRTSGWDHFAR; from the coding sequence GTGAGCGCCCCCGACGAGCCGACCGTGGCCGACCTGTCCGAGGACGAGCTGCTCGCCCGGATCTTCCCGCACCTGCCGCGCGGCTCGCGGACGCTCGTGCCGCCGGGTGACGACGCGGCCGTCGTGCACGCGCCGGACGGTCGGGTCGTGGTGTCGACGGACGTGCTCGTCGAGGGCCGGCACTTCCGGCGGGACTGGTCGAGCGGGGAGGACGTCGGGCACCGGGCGGCCGCGCAGAACCTCGCGGACGTCGCGGCGATGGGCGCCGTGCCGACCGCGCTCGTCGTCGCGCTCGTCGCGCCGGGCGACCTGCCGGCGTCCTGGGTGACCGGGCTCGCGCGCGGGCTCGGTCAGGCGTGCGCGCCGCTCGACGTCGGTGTCGTCGGCGGGGACCTGTCCGGCGGACCCGCTGTGGTGGTCGCCGTGACCGTGCACGGCGACCTCGCGGGGCGTGCGCCCGTCCTGCGCTCCGGGGCCCGCCCGGGGGACGTCGTCGCGCACGCGGGGGTGCAGGGCCGCTCGGCCGCCGGGCTGGCGCTCCTGCTTGCGGGCCACGCCGACGCCGACGCCGGGCTCGTCCACGCGTACCGGCGGCCCGAGCCGCCCCTGCCTGCCGGTCCCGCGGCGGCGGACGCCGGCGCGACCGCGATGCTCGACGTGTCCGACGGGCTGCTGCGCGACGCGGGCCGGATCGCTCGGGCGAGCGGCGTCGTGCTCGACCTCGACGAGCCGGCGAGCGCGTTCGCGGGCGACCTGGAGCGGCTCGCGGAGGCGGCGGCGCTGCTCGGCGCCGACCCGCGGGAGTGGGTGCTCGCCGGCGGCGAGGACCACGGGCTCCTGGCCACGTTCCCGCCGGGCACGGCGCTGCCTCCGCCGTTCCGCGCGGTCGGGCGGGTGGCCGCCGTGGGGACCGGGACCGCCGGGGTGCTCGTGGAGGGCCGTGAGCCGGACGTGCGGACGTCCGGGTGGGACCACTTCGCGCGGTGA
- a CDS encoding DUF3515 domain-containing protein: protein MPRRPLSPLPPGPRHRAVRRGSGLAAVSLVVLLAGCAPTVSVAEAPHGHDPACARVVLALPDELGGLPRLATSSQASTAWGAATTPIVLRCGVEPPGPTTDRCVTVETPSGPSVDWLAVPAEEDGGPDRGAAADDTAGSGPAGGATDWTFTTYGREPAIEVVVPAEVVTARSTSFLDQLGPAVDLLEPERTCLGLTG, encoded by the coding sequence GTGCCGCGCCGACCCCTGTCACCGCTCCCTCCCGGCCCCCGTCACCGGGCCGTGCGGCGCGGCTCGGGGCTCGCGGCGGTCTCGCTCGTCGTGCTCCTCGCCGGCTGCGCACCCACCGTCTCGGTCGCGGAGGCGCCGCACGGCCACGACCCCGCGTGCGCGCGCGTCGTGCTCGCGCTGCCGGACGAGCTCGGCGGGCTCCCCCGGCTCGCGACGTCGAGCCAGGCCAGCACCGCGTGGGGCGCCGCGACGACGCCGATCGTGCTGCGCTGCGGCGTCGAGCCGCCGGGACCGACGACCGACCGGTGCGTCACGGTCGAGACGCCGAGCGGCCCGAGCGTCGACTGGCTCGCCGTGCCCGCGGAGGAGGACGGCGGCCCGGACCGGGGTGCCGCAGCGGACGACACGGCCGGCTCGGGTCCCGCGGGGGGCGCGACGGACTGGACCTTCACGACGTACGGTCGTGAGCCGGCGATCGAGGTCGTCGTCCCGGCGGAGGTCGTCACGGCCCGCTCGACGTCCTTCCTCGACCAGCTCGGTCCGGCCGTCGACCTGCTGGAGCCCGAGCGCACGTGTCTCGGGCTGACGGGCTGA
- a CDS encoding GNAT family N-acetyltransferase: MQTSVIAPDDPRAADVRQLLERHLALMNAQSPPEDVHALDVDGLVDPSVSFVSLRSAGTLLGVAALKQLDASHAEVKSMHTAEEARGRGVGRALLDHLLTLARERHLERVSLETGSQPGFAPARALYARAGFVECGPFADYLPSPHSTFMTRLVAEPGAPEHATPASAPPEGVHAS; encoded by the coding sequence GTGCAGACGAGCGTCATCGCCCCGGACGACCCCCGCGCCGCCGATGTGCGGCAGCTCCTGGAGCGCCACCTGGCGCTCATGAACGCGCAGAGCCCGCCGGAGGACGTGCACGCGCTCGACGTCGACGGGCTCGTCGACCCGTCCGTCTCGTTCGTCAGCCTGCGCTCGGCGGGCACCCTGCTGGGGGTCGCGGCGCTCAAGCAGCTCGACGCGTCGCACGCCGAGGTCAAGTCGATGCACACGGCGGAGGAGGCCCGGGGACGCGGGGTCGGTCGGGCGCTGTTGGACCACCTGCTGACCCTCGCCCGCGAGCGGCACCTCGAGCGGGTGAGCCTCGAGACGGGGTCGCAGCCCGGCTTCGCCCCCGCCCGGGCGCTGTACGCGCGCGCGGGCTTCGTCGAGTGCGGGCCGTTCGCCGACTACCTGCCCAGCCCGCACAGCACGTTCATGACGCGCCTGGTCGCCGAGCCCGGTGCGCCCGAGCACGCGACTCCCGCGTCGGCCCCGCCGGAGGGCGTGCACGCGTCCTGA
- a CDS encoding D-alanine--D-alanine ligase family protein has protein sequence METTPPPLDVPATGPRPRVLLLFGGRSGEHAISCATAGGVLRAIDRSRYDVLPVGITPGGRWVLVEDDPDLWSIVDGRLPEVVDGPQRVLLPQAADEDAVRVLEAGLVPQDIGRVDVVLPLLHGPFGEDGTLQGMLELADVRYVGAGVLASAVGMDKHVMKLVLAGQGLPVAPFVVLRPGDFARDPEGWTEQVRGLGLPVYVKPARAGSSLGISRVDDLADLPAAVAEAERHDPKVLVETGIAGREIECAVLGGRHGARARASLPGEIVVSDAKNGFYDFEAKYLDESAVELTCPADLPGDLVEQVQDVAVRTFEAVSCEGLARVDVFVTPDGEVVVNEINTMPGFTPFSMYPRMWEATGLTYPDLIDELLRLALERPTGLR, from the coding sequence ATGGAGACGACCCCGCCCCCGCTCGACGTCCCTGCGACCGGTCCGCGCCCGCGTGTGCTGCTGCTGTTCGGCGGCCGCTCCGGGGAGCACGCGATCAGCTGCGCGACCGCCGGCGGCGTGCTCCGCGCGATCGACCGCAGCCGCTACGACGTGCTGCCCGTCGGCATCACGCCCGGCGGCCGGTGGGTGCTCGTCGAGGACGACCCGGACCTCTGGTCGATCGTCGACGGCCGGCTCCCCGAGGTCGTGGACGGGCCGCAGCGCGTGCTGCTGCCGCAGGCCGCCGACGAGGACGCGGTGCGGGTGCTCGAGGCCGGGCTCGTCCCGCAGGACATCGGCCGGGTCGACGTCGTTCTCCCGCTGCTGCACGGCCCGTTCGGCGAGGACGGCACGCTGCAGGGCATGCTCGAGCTCGCGGACGTGCGCTACGTCGGCGCCGGGGTGCTCGCGTCGGCCGTCGGCATGGACAAGCACGTCATGAAGCTCGTGCTCGCGGGCCAGGGGCTGCCCGTCGCGCCGTTCGTGGTGCTCCGGCCCGGCGACTTCGCGCGGGACCCCGAGGGGTGGACGGAGCAGGTCCGGGGCCTCGGGCTGCCGGTGTACGTCAAGCCCGCACGGGCCGGGTCGAGCCTCGGCATCTCCCGGGTCGACGACCTCGCGGACCTGCCCGCCGCCGTCGCGGAGGCCGAGCGCCACGACCCCAAGGTGCTCGTCGAGACCGGCATCGCCGGCCGCGAGATCGAGTGCGCGGTGCTCGGCGGCCGCCACGGCGCGCGCGCCCGGGCGTCCCTGCCCGGCGAGATCGTGGTGAGCGACGCCAAGAACGGCTTCTACGACTTCGAGGCCAAGTACCTCGACGAGAGCGCGGTCGAGCTGACGTGCCCCGCCGACCTGCCCGGCGACCTCGTCGAGCAGGTCCAGGACGTCGCCGTCCGCACGTTCGAGGCCGTGAGCTGCGAGGGTCTCGCGCGCGTCGACGTGTTCGTGACCCCGGACGGCGAGGTCGTCGTCAACGAGATCAACACCATGCCGGGGTTCACGCCGTTCTCCATGTACCCCCGCATGTGGGAGGCCACCGGGCTCACGTACCCGGACCTGATCGACGAGCTGCTCCGGCTCGCGCTCGAGCGGCCCACCGGGCTGCGCTGA
- a CDS encoding trans-sulfuration enzyme family protein: protein MLDDHTAAHPAVAPSTLAVTAGRPPRTPGAPLNPPVVLTSTFVSTGVPGAGDPLYGRIDTEAWHPFEETLGQLEGSTHPALVFGSGMAAIAAALSLVPAGGRLVMPRHAYQVSLGYARDLAERSGVEVALVDIDRTDEVLAAVRGDAGGRPADLLWVESPTNPMLEVADLPALVVGAHGAGALVAVDNTFATPLVQRPFEHGADVVVHSVTKYLAGHSDVVLGAALADDDDLHARLHAYRTMHGGIAGPFEVWLALRGVRTLALRVERAQANAAELARRLADHPAVALVRHPSLPDDPGHARATAQMNGYGAILGVVPRGGVAAADAVVDAVRLWVPATSLGGVDSMLERRRRFATESLTVPEDLLRLSVGIEDVEDLWADLDQALTAAQRTEG, encoded by the coding sequence GTGCTCGACGACCACACCGCCGCCCATCCCGCCGTCGCCCCCTCGACCCTCGCGGTCACCGCCGGGCGCCCGCCCCGCACGCCCGGGGCTCCCCTCAACCCGCCGGTCGTGCTCACGTCGACGTTCGTCTCGACGGGCGTCCCGGGGGCGGGCGACCCGCTGTACGGGCGCATCGACACCGAGGCGTGGCACCCGTTCGAGGAGACGCTCGGGCAGCTCGAGGGCTCGACGCACCCCGCGCTCGTGTTCGGCTCCGGGATGGCCGCGATCGCCGCGGCGCTCTCGCTCGTGCCGGCGGGCGGTCGCCTCGTGATGCCGCGGCACGCCTACCAGGTGTCGCTCGGCTACGCGCGCGACCTCGCGGAGCGCTCGGGCGTCGAGGTCGCGCTCGTCGACATCGACCGCACCGACGAGGTCCTCGCCGCGGTGCGCGGCGACGCCGGCGGGCGTCCGGCGGACCTCCTGTGGGTCGAGTCCCCGACGAACCCGATGCTCGAGGTCGCCGACCTGCCGGCGCTGGTCGTGGGCGCGCACGGGGCCGGCGCGCTCGTCGCGGTCGACAACACCTTCGCGACGCCGCTCGTCCAGCGGCCGTTCGAGCACGGCGCGGACGTCGTCGTGCACTCGGTCACCAAGTACCTCGCCGGACACAGCGACGTCGTGCTCGGCGCGGCCCTCGCGGACGACGACGACCTGCACGCCCGCCTGCACGCCTACCGCACGATGCACGGCGGCATCGCCGGCCCGTTCGAGGTCTGGCTCGCGCTGCGCGGGGTCCGCACGCTCGCGCTGCGCGTCGAGCGCGCGCAGGCCAACGCCGCGGAGCTCGCGCGCCGGCTCGCGGACCACCCCGCCGTCGCGCTCGTGCGCCACCCGAGCCTGCCGGACGACCCGGGCCACGCGCGCGCGACCGCCCAGATGAACGGCTACGGCGCGATCCTCGGGGTCGTGCCCCGCGGTGGGGTCGCCGCCGCGGACGCGGTCGTCGACGCGGTGCGCCTGTGGGTGCCCGCGACGAGCCTCGGGGGTGTCGACTCGATGCTCGAGCGCCGTCGCCGGTTCGCGACCGAGTCGCTCACGGTGCCCGAGGACCTGCTGCGGCTCTCGGTCGGCATCGAGGACGTCGAGGACCTGTGGGCCGACCTCGACCAGGCCCTCACGGCGGCCCAGCGCACCGAGGGCTGA
- a CDS encoding NAD(P)H-dependent glycerol-3-phosphate dehydrogenase — MRATVLGSGAWGTTFAAVLADAGCDVTVWGRSAATCEQIAREHRNEAYLPGIRLPDGVTATTDARAALADADLVAIAIPSQSARATLEPLRDAFPAGAVAVSLMKGVELATDRRMSQVVAEALGLPDERVAVVSGPNLAREIAQRQPTATVVASSSDATARLVAQACASSYFRPYTNDDVVGVELCGAVKNVIALAVGMSQGRGLGFNTMATVITRGLVEITRLGLALGADADTFPGLAGMGDLMATCASPDSRNHTLGVHLGQGMTLAEAIEATGGTAEGVKSSRSVLELATSVGVEMPITAAVVQVVHEGLPVDRLASLLLARPHKAEGV, encoded by the coding sequence GTGCGCGCGACGGTGCTCGGCTCGGGGGCGTGGGGGACGACGTTCGCGGCGGTGCTCGCGGACGCCGGCTGCGACGTCACCGTCTGGGGGCGGAGCGCCGCGACGTGCGAGCAGATCGCGCGCGAGCACCGCAACGAGGCCTACCTCCCGGGGATCCGCCTGCCCGACGGCGTGACCGCGACGACGGACGCGCGTGCGGCGCTGGCGGACGCCGACCTCGTGGCCATCGCGATCCCGTCGCAGAGCGCCCGCGCGACGCTCGAGCCGCTGCGCGACGCGTTCCCGGCCGGTGCCGTCGCGGTCTCGCTCATGAAGGGCGTCGAGCTCGCGACCGACCGGCGCATGAGCCAGGTCGTCGCCGAGGCGCTCGGGCTGCCCGACGAGCGCGTCGCGGTCGTCTCCGGGCCCAATCTCGCGCGCGAGATCGCCCAGCGCCAGCCGACCGCGACCGTCGTGGCGTCGTCGAGCGACGCGACCGCGCGGCTCGTGGCGCAGGCGTGCGCGTCGTCGTACTTCCGGCCGTACACCAACGACGACGTCGTGGGCGTCGAGCTGTGCGGCGCGGTCAAGAACGTGATCGCGCTCGCGGTCGGGATGTCGCAGGGCCGGGGCCTCGGGTTCAACACCATGGCCACCGTCATCACGCGCGGCCTCGTCGAGATCACGCGCCTGGGCCTCGCGCTCGGGGCCGACGCCGACACGTTCCCCGGCCTCGCCGGGATGGGCGACCTCATGGCCACGTGCGCGTCGCCCGACTCGCGCAACCACACGCTCGGGGTGCACCTCGGGCAGGGCATGACGCTCGCCGAGGCCATCGAGGCGACGGGCGGGACGGCTGAGGGCGTCAAGAGCTCGCGCTCGGTGCTCGAGCTCGCGACGAGCGTGGGCGTCGAGATGCCGATCACGGCGGCCGTCGTGCAGGTCGTGCACGAGGGTCTGCCCGTGGACCGGCTCGCGAGCCTGCTGCTCGCCCGGCCGCACAAGGCCGAGGGCGTCTGA